In Desulfonatronospira thiodismutans ASO3-1, a single window of DNA contains:
- a CDS encoding NifB/NifX family molybdenum-iron cluster-binding protein, whose protein sequence is MKLAVSIWNDLVAPVFDVSGRIMVVQAASGRIETREHHDLSGLDGLARIRRIAALDIEVLVCGAVSRLCHDLLLAWGIRVIACVSGRVDSILSALLSGQSDIQDFFMPGCPQSYQTHNTKFLAYLANALMRINPPRHA, encoded by the coding sequence ATGAAGCTGGCCGTAAGCATATGGAACGATCTTGTGGCTCCGGTATTTGATGTTTCAGGCAGAATCATGGTTGTCCAGGCAGCCTCAGGCAGAATCGAAACCCGGGAGCATCACGACCTGTCCGGCCTGGACGGCCTGGCCAGGATACGAAGGATTGCCGCCCTGGACATAGAAGTTCTGGTTTGCGGGGCCGTTTCCAGACTATGCCATGACCTTCTTCTTGCCTGGGGCATCAGGGTCATTGCCTGTGTGTCCGGCAGAGTGGACAGTATATTATCAGCCCTGCTCTCGGGCCAAAGCGATATCCAGGATTTCTTCATGCCTGGCTGCCCTCAGAGCTATCAGACTCACAACACCAAGTTCCTGGCCTATCTGGCAAATGCCTTGATGCGGATAAATCCCCCGCGGCACGCTTGA
- a CDS encoding sulfite exporter TauE/SafE family protein codes for MSKMWKPPWLELNIMLAFAVLTYIAILVSVTIVPTPEGGMGGGVIWGWLVGFFIVSSIIALVATVGGIGGGVLFTPFIMAFTPVDSLIARGTGLVVAMFSGLMATGPVAKSGLANVKMCIFLCVAFGIACFSGAVGAVLVAEHLGEWGEAFIRLLLGLLIGGLIIYFIFGGKKIEWPDVKKSDRITQALGLRQPFYEPSLKKVVDYGLTNMGWLFAGILLVGAGSGFFGMGAGWAIVPFQNVIAGTPVKVAAANSVVLLGMGDCIAVWPYFMMGALIPMFAAPWLAGQVVGGLLGALVLVQIKAGFVRWLLIGLMGFSCWGLITRALSMWDIIQRPPHWLNGLVLLLLLSFVMVNIIKESRLKD; via the coding sequence ATGTCCAAGATGTGGAAGCCGCCCTGGCTGGAACTGAACATAATGCTTGCCTTTGCTGTACTCACCTATATCGCCATTCTGGTCAGCGTCACCATTGTACCCACCCCGGAAGGGGGAATGGGCGGAGGAGTCATATGGGGCTGGCTGGTAGGGTTCTTCATTGTCAGCTCCATAATAGCTCTCGTGGCCACAGTTGGAGGGATAGGCGGGGGAGTACTTTTTACTCCTTTCATTATGGCCTTTACTCCCGTGGACAGCCTGATTGCCAGGGGCACGGGACTCGTGGTGGCCATGTTCAGCGGACTAATGGCCACTGGGCCGGTAGCCAAAAGCGGCCTGGCCAACGTCAAGATGTGCATATTTTTGTGCGTGGCCTTCGGCATCGCCTGCTTTTCGGGAGCAGTCGGGGCAGTGCTGGTGGCCGAACACCTGGGAGAATGGGGCGAGGCTTTTATACGCCTTTTGCTGGGTCTGCTTATCGGTGGTCTGATCATTTATTTCATTTTCGGCGGGAAAAAAATCGAATGGCCGGATGTCAAGAAATCAGACAGAATCACACAGGCTCTTGGTCTGCGTCAGCCTTTCTATGAGCCTTCCCTGAAAAAGGTCGTGGATTACGGACTGACCAACATGGGCTGGCTTTTTGCCGGGATCCTGCTTGTGGGTGCCGGATCAGGCTTTTTCGGCATGGGCGCAGGCTGGGCCATTGTGCCCTTCCAGAACGTCATCGCCGGCACCCCGGTCAAGGTTGCCGCTGCCAACAGCGTGGTCCTGTTAGGCATGGGCGACTGCATAGCTGTATGGCCTTACTTTATGATGGGGGCGCTGATCCCCATGTTCGCCGCTCCATGGCTGGCAGGACAGGTAGTGGGAGGACTGCTTGGGGCGCTGGTCCTGGTTCAGATCAAGGCCGGTTTCGTGCGCTGGCTGCTCATAGGGCTCATGGGCTTTTCCTGCTGGGGACTCATTACCAGGGCCCTGTCCATGTGGGATATAATCCAGCGTCCGCCGCACTGGCTGAACGGACTTGTCCTGCTGCTCCTTCTGAGCTTTGTAATGGTCAACATCATCAAGGAATCCAGGCTCAAGGATTAG
- a CDS encoding universal stress protein, translated as MPEIKRILLPVVFSDNDNLAAGYARQIAMCAGSEVDLVHVTPHIDFISEDILQSVYTSHVGYEKEVAEKLMDTFIEKALPGVKVRKKTVLKGQPADEILNYARENSVNMIVLPTHTRKGPEAWFVGSVAERVTKKAHCPVLLVHPDRPA; from the coding sequence ATGCCGGAAATAAAAAGAATACTCTTGCCGGTTGTTTTTTCAGACAACGACAACCTGGCCGCTGGCTATGCCCGCCAGATCGCCATGTGCGCCGGGTCCGAGGTGGACCTGGTCCACGTTACCCCGCACATAGATTTTATCAGCGAAGACATTCTCCAGTCTGTGTACACAAGTCATGTGGGCTATGAAAAAGAAGTGGCGGAAAAACTCATGGACACCTTTATTGAAAAGGCCCTTCCCGGGGTGAAGGTCCGCAAAAAGACTGTTCTCAAGGGGCAGCCCGCTGATGAGATCCTGAACTACGCCCGGGAGAACTCAGTCAACATGATTGTTCTGCCCACCCATACCCGTAAAGGACCTGAAGCATGGTTTGTGGGCTCCGTGGCCGAGCGGGTGACCAAAAAGGCACACTGCCCGGTTCTGCTGGTACATCCGGACCGGCCTGCTTGA